The Bradyrhizobium sp. B097 genome contains the following window.
CCCGCCGCGGTGAGCGGCGTATTCCTTGCCGTCTATCGGCGCGACATGCGGCGGATCTCGATCGAGATACGGTCGCCCGATTCCAAAATCCGGTCCGCGCGCATCGATCCATTTCCAAAGGGCCTCGGTGGAGACCCAACGCTCCGCTCGCGTCGCGCCTTTGACGCTCACGACATCAGCGGCAAGCCCGTGGCCATAGCCGCCGCGGAAGCTCCCTCCGTGGTATGACTTGTCGGACGCCGCCTTCAGGCCGCTCGCGATCGATTGACGGTAGTCATCGCGGAACGCGCTGGTTATCCCGGGCGACAACCCGGCCTGCTCGGCCGCGTAAAGCGCGTGAAACAGCTTGAGCCTGAAGCTCCGGTCCACCCCTCCAATCACGTAGTCGATCAACGGCATGGACATTCTTTCCGCCGCCTTCGGATCCTTCCACGTGAAATCGTTATCGACGCGCCTGGTGAACGTCCTGGTGACGGTCACCATCTTGCGCTTCCTTTTGACCGTCACTTTCCGCTGCTCTTGTACGCTGATGGTGTCTTCCTTGGGCGTCCGCTCGTAGAGGGCCCACAAGTACTGGTCGATGCACACATCAACGACGAGGCACTCTTCGAAAATATCCAGGGGTCTCGTGGCCTCCTTGGTGTCGCTCGACACTGGAGCCGTGCTCGCTATCGCCGTTTGCTCCGGCGATGTTTCGACCGGCAGCATCTGCGACGAATCCGGCAACGCAGCCACGACGATTGATTTCGGTTCGCTCAAGGTCGCTGTCGCGTCAGGGGCCGGCGGCGCCGGCATCGATTCAACCGCCATCGCCGCATCGGCGTCAGCGACAGCGCTGCCCATGACGCCTGCCTGCGGCGTGACCGTCGCG
Protein-coding sequences here:
- a CDS encoding peptidase M15, which codes for MMNPRRIATVTPELCGTVVLAGWLFAWLAGSAGIGNTGAVPVEGLASSLAANAEPADTRQAAAVANVNADVAMAAEPVTRPASDATVTPQAGVMGSAVADADAAMAVESMPAPPAPDATATLSEPKSIVVAALPDSSQMLPVETSPEQTAIASTAPVSSDTKEATRPLDIFEECLVVDVCIDQYLWALYERTPKEDTISVQEQRKVTVKRKRKMVTVTRTFTRRVDNDFTWKDPKAAERMSMPLIDYVIGGVDRSFRLKLFHALYAAEQAGLSPGITSAFRDDYRQSIASGLKAASDKSYHGGSFRGGYGHGLAADVVSVKGATRAERWVSTEALWKWIDARGPDFGIGRPYLDRDPPHVAPIDGKEYAAHRGGTKAQRAEADIKKRNRGALQVVAKRSKTAKASKGRTI